The following coding sequences are from one Treponema bryantii window:
- a CDS encoding LysR family transcriptional regulator: MELRVLKYFLEAARCANITKAAENLNVTQPTMSRQIKDLEWELGEKLFERTNYAIKLTPAGELLRDRAEDILSMADKTLLDFKALKEDEITGNIAIACAESKNISFLAKCINHLKTVHPKIKYHLYAGDSERVLEKLDKGLFDFAVIVENVDLEKYNCLTVHAVDRWGVVMRRDAELADRDFIEPKDLIDKPIMISRQSLAADLPKWMGDDISRVNVVATLDLTYNGSVLAREGTGYLLTFEGLVDTSAESPLCFKPLMPELTTAMYVVWRRGQQFTKAADVFLEEMKRVIEG; encoded by the coding sequence ATGGAACTTCGTGTTTTAAAATATTTTCTTGAAGCTGCCCGCTGTGCCAACATAACAAAGGCCGCCGAAAATCTGAATGTTACTCAGCCAACCATGAGCCGCCAGATTAAAGACTTGGAATGGGAACTTGGCGAAAAGCTTTTTGAACGAACCAACTATGCAATAAAGCTTACTCCAGCCGGAGAACTTTTACGCGACCGTGCAGAAGACATTCTTTCGATGGCAGATAAGACCTTGCTTGATTTTAAGGCGCTTAAAGAAGATGAGATTACCGGAAACATCGCAATTGCCTGCGCAGAGTCCAAAAATATTTCTTTTCTGGCAAAGTGTATAAATCATCTTAAAACTGTACATCCAAAAATAAAATATCATCTTTATGCAGGAGACAGCGAACGAGTTCTTGAAAAGCTTGATAAAGGGCTTTTTGATTTTGCCGTAATCGTAGAAAATGTAGATCTTGAAAAATACAACTGTCTTACTGTCCATGCAGTTGACCGATGGGGCGTTGTAATGAGACGCGATGCAGAACTTGCTGACCGTGATTTTATTGAGCCTAAAGATTTAATTGACAAGCCGATTATGATATCCCGTCAGTCACTTGCGGCCGACCTTCCAAAATGGATGGGCGATGATATTTCGCGGGTCAATGTTGTCGCTACTCTTGATTTGACTTACAACGGCTCTGTTCTTGCCCGCGAAGGAACCGGCTATCTATTAACATTTGAAGGACTTGTAGATACGAGCGCAGAAAGTCCTCTCTGTTTTAAACCGCTAATGCCGGAGCTTACAACAGCAATGTATGTAGTCTGGCGACGAGGTCAGCAGTTTACCAAGGCTGCAGATGTCTTTTTGGAAGAGATGAAGCGGGTTATTGAAGGGTAA
- a CDS encoding ATP-binding protein: MIRKIVKIDEEKCTGCGLCASACHENAIVMENGKAHLLRDDFCDGFGDCLPACPAGAITIEERESAAYSPEAVEMRKQILAAQNEGGAGHMAHAHAGGCPGSAMHTFNRNESSESYDNHTVPSELMQWPVQIKLLPTQAPFFENANLLIAADCTAYAYAAFHRDFIKNHITLIGCPKLDEGDYTEKLTQIISNNSIKSITIVRMEVPCCGGLERAATEALKVSGKFLPWRVVVISRNGEILA; this comes from the coding sequence ATGATTAGAAAGATTGTAAAGATTGATGAAGAAAAATGTACTGGTTGCGGACTTTGTGCATCTGCATGTCATGAAAATGCGATTGTTATGGAGAATGGAAAAGCACATCTTTTGCGAGATGATTTTTGTGATGGATTTGGAGATTGTCTTCCAGCTTGTCCTGCAGGTGCAATCACAATTGAAGAGCGCGAAAGTGCAGCTTATAGTCCTGAAGCTGTAGAAATGAGAAAACAGATTTTAGCAGCTCAGAATGAAGGCGGAGCCGGTCATATGGCACATGCTCATGCAGGAGGATGTCCTGGCAGCGCAATGCATACTTTTAATCGGAATGAATCTTCTGAAAGTTATGATAATCACACAGTTCCAAGTGAACTTATGCAGTGGCCAGTTCAGATAAAACTTTTGCCGACACAAGCACCTTTCTTTGAAAACGCAAATCTCTTAATTGCGGCAGACTGTACAGCTTATGCCTATGCGGCCTTCCATCGTGACTTTATCAAAAATCATATTACTCTGATTGGCTGTCCAAAACTTGATGAAGGTGATTACACAGAAAAGCTCACTCAAATAATCAGTAACAACAGCATCAAAAGCATTACAATCGTTCGTATGGAAGTACCTTGTTGTGGAGGTCTTGAGCGTGCTGCAACCGAAGCCTTAAAAGTCAGCGGAAAATTCCTTCCATGGCGAGTTGTTGTGATTTCGCGAAACGGTGAGATTCTAGCCTAA
- a CDS encoding 1-deoxy-D-xylulose-5-phosphate synthase, whose protein sequence is MILDKINSPADLKKISVSELPVVANEIREGLFNRLTKIGGHFGPNFGFVEATIALHYVFDSPNDKFVFDVSHQAYAHKMLTGRKAGYFDDSRFSEDSGYTNPDESEHDFFNIGHTSTSIALALGLAKGREILGKKENIVAIIGDGSLSGGEALEALSVAGSELNSNFIVVVNDNEQAIAETHGGLYKNLKALRDSNGKSENNMFRAWGLDYIYEENGNDIASLIAVFEKVRDSNRPVVVHIHTQKGKGYELAEKDKEGWHWCVPFDRTTGKPTVNFGSGESYLGITSQYIVEKAKKDKDFIVVTPAMPMSVGLGPEERAKLGSQYIDTGIAEEAAVAIASGIARRGAKPLVVTNMTFLQRAYDQISQDVCINKTPVTMLMNYSSFDGLTDVTHLGIFGLAAFTNIPNLVVLCPSSAEEYISMLDWSLDSKQKENPVLILIPGNAVSHRPTDKDYGVLNRFKIEEQGEKVAILALGDFFQKGEELTSAIKEDCGFAPTLINPRFASGLDEELLHDLEKNHQLVLTLEDGILEGGFGQKIASFYGPEKMLVKNYGLEKKFYDRYNPDELLLDCGMTTNQIVEDIKALLK, encoded by the coding sequence ATGATTTTAGACAAGATAAATTCACCGGCAGATTTGAAAAAGATTTCTGTTTCAGAACTTCCAGTAGTAGCAAATGAAATCCGCGAAGGTCTTTTCAACCGCCTTACAAAAATAGGCGGACACTTTGGACCGAACTTTGGTTTTGTAGAAGCAACAATTGCTCTTCATTATGTTTTTGATTCCCCAAATGATAAATTTGTATTTGACGTTTCCCACCAGGCTTATGCCCATAAAATGCTCACAGGTCGAAAGGCCGGCTACTTTGACGACAGCCGCTTTTCAGAAGATTCTGGCTATACAAATCCAGATGAAAGTGAACACGATTTTTTTAACATCGGGCACACTTCTACTTCAATTGCACTGGCTTTAGGTCTTGCAAAAGGAAGAGAAATACTCGGCAAAAAGGAAAATATCGTTGCCATCATTGGAGACGGATCTCTTTCTGGCGGAGAGGCACTGGAAGCTTTGAGCGTTGCAGGAAGCGAACTTAATTCAAATTTCATTGTGGTAGTAAACGACAATGAACAGGCAATAGCTGAAACCCACGGCGGGCTTTATAAGAATCTAAAGGCCCTCCGCGACTCTAACGGCAAATCTGAAAACAATATGTTCAGGGCATGGGGCTTGGACTATATCTACGAAGAAAACGGAAATGACATTGCTTCATTGATTGCGGTTTTTGAAAAAGTCCGGGATTCAAATCGTCCTGTTGTTGTTCACATTCACACACAAAAAGGTAAAGGATATGAACTGGCAGAAAAAGACAAAGAAGGATGGCACTGGTGCGTTCCATTTGACCGCACAACAGGAAAACCAACAGTAAACTTTGGAAGCGGTGAATCATATTTAGGAATAACAAGTCAATACATAGTAGAAAAGGCTAAAAAGGACAAGGATTTTATTGTGGTTACCCCTGCGATGCCGATGTCTGTCGGCCTTGGTCCTGAAGAGCGGGCTAAGCTTGGAAGTCAGTACATCGACACAGGCATTGCCGAAGAAGCGGCTGTTGCCATCGCATCGGGAATTGCCCGCCGTGGTGCAAAACCTCTTGTTGTGACCAACATGACTTTCTTACAGCGTGCCTATGATCAGATTTCCCAGGACGTGTGCATCAACAAAACTCCTGTCACCATGCTTATGAATTATTCATCATTTGACGGACTTACAGATGTAACCCATCTTGGCATATTCGGTCTTGCCGCCTTTACAAATATTCCGAATCTTGTAGTGCTCTGCCCTTCAAGTGCGGAAGAATATATTTCCATGCTGGATTGGAGCCTGGATTCAAAGCAGAAGGAAAATCCTGTCCTCATTCTGATTCCCGGCAATGCCGTGAGCCACCGCCCTACAGATAAAGACTACGGCGTACTGAACCGCTTCAAAATTGAAGAGCAGGGAGAAAAAGTTGCCATCCTCGCCCTGGGTGATTTTTTCCAGAAAGGAGAAGAACTTACCTCTGCAATCAAGGAAGACTGCGGATTTGCCCCTACCCTGATAAATCCTCGTTTTGCCTCAGGCCTCGACGAAGAACTTCTGCATGATCTTGAAAAGAATCATCAGCTTGTCCTTACGCTTGAAGACGGAATCCTTGAAGGCGGCTTCGGTCAGAAAATCGCTTCCTTCTATGGCCCTGAAAAAATGCTGGTAAAAAATTACGGTCTGGAAAAGAAATTCTACGACCGCTACAATCCCGATGAACTTTTACTCGATTGCGGCATGACAACCAATCAGATTGTGGAAGATATAAAAGCTTTATTGAAGTAA
- a CDS encoding NifB/NifX family molybdenum-iron cluster-binding protein — translation MKVAVTYEKETGNIFQHFGKTQYFKIYQIEDGKIVSSEVIDNGGNGHHALPPYLKSLGVETLILGNRGQGAVDAITAAGLKELPGITGSADEAVELFAKGELKPNFDAKCDHHGEHHENHHHGILARG, via the coding sequence ATGAAAGTAGCAGTAACTTACGAAAAAGAAACTGGAAATATATTCCAGCATTTTGGGAAAACTCAGTATTTTAAGATTTATCAGATTGAAGATGGAAAGATTGTTTCATCAGAAGTAATTGATAACGGCGGAAACGGACATCACGCTCTTCCACCATATCTTAAGAGCCTTGGAGTAGAAACTCTGATTCTTGGAAATCGTGGACAAGGTGCTGTAGATGCAATTACCGCAGCCGGTTTAAAAGAGCTTCCAGGAATTACAGGTAGTGCAGACGAAGCAGTTGAGCTTTTTGCAAAGGGAGAACTCAAGCCTAACTTTGATGCTAAGTGCGATCATCACGGAGAACATCACGAAAATCATCACCACGGAATTTTGGCCAGAGGCTAA
- a CDS encoding aldo/keto reductase has product MLLKKLFLIFAVLLMTDLIAAKENRTVKLSSGYEMPTLGLGTWTLTGATCENAVYAALKSGYRLIDTAKYYGNESEVGNAIRRAIKDGICKREEIFVTTKLVPWSNNPDRDIDDSLKQLGLSYIDLCLLHQHGSASGDDAVYKAMIRAVKDGKIRSIGISNFYTEKTVSHFIKDFEIPPAVIQNENHLKYQNNSLRDWAAKKGIYIESYYPFGGRGHTKEHLQNETVLEIARAHDKSAAQIIVRWHLQSGYITIPGSSNPAHIAENFDVWDFELTENEMKKLNALDTGRRYENW; this is encoded by the coding sequence ATGCTTTTGAAAAAACTATTTCTGATTTTTGCGGTATTGCTTATGACAGACTTAATAGCAGCAAAAGAAAACCGAACTGTAAAACTAAGCTCTGGATATGAGATGCCTACACTCGGTTTGGGCACATGGACGCTTACAGGCGCGACCTGCGAAAACGCCGTTTATGCCGCGCTCAAATCTGGCTACCGCTTAATTGATACTGCAAAATATTATGGCAACGAAAGTGAAGTTGGGAACGCAATTCGTCGTGCTATAAAAGACGGAATCTGTAAGCGGGAAGAAATCTTTGTAACTACAAAACTTGTTCCCTGGTCAAACAATCCGGATCGTGATATTGACGATTCGCTTAAACAGCTTGGTCTTTCTTATATTGATCTTTGTCTGCTTCATCAGCATGGATCGGCTTCGGGTGATGATGCAGTTTACAAAGCTATGATTCGTGCAGTTAAAGACGGAAAAATCCGTTCAATCGGAATCTCAAATTTTTACACCGAAAAAACTGTTTCGCATTTCATAAAGGACTTTGAAATCCCACCGGCAGTCATTCAAAACGAAAACCACTTGAAATATCAGAATAATTCTTTGCGTGATTGGGCTGCAAAAAAAGGAATCTATATCGAAAGCTATTATCCATTCGGCGGTCGCGGCCACACAAAAGAGCATCTGCAAAATGAGACTGTGCTGGAAATCGCTCGAGCCCACGACAAGTCGGCTGCACAAATCATCGTCCGCTGGCATTTGCAATCTGGCTACATCACAATTCCCGGAAGTTCAAACCCAGCACACATTGCAGAAAACTTTGATGTTTGGGATTTTGAACTTACTGAGAATGAAATGAAAAAACTAAACGCGCTCGATACAGGGCGACGTTATGAAAACTGGTAA
- a CDS encoding DUF362 domain-containing protein — MKTRRFIFFATLLLVSAISGLFAKPNPKAASYKTHEVSTSSTNASDKSVPVVYFIRDISPESLVKVYQATGYKTSGKTGVKVSTGESENSNYLRPALIKNLVKDELNATIVECNTAYGGNRSNNIDHMKIARDHGFLDVANGFDLQDAEGYMTIPVKCGVRLKENYVGTHFKDYDTYLILSHFKGHTMGGFGGAIKNLSIGFASGMSCKKSGKLNIHSAGRSVTRWTSCPQNEFLESMAEAAKSVCDYMQDGKGIVCVNVMNRLSVDCDCDSNPAEPDMHDIGILASLDPVALDQACVDLVYKAKDSGSLIERIESRNGIHILEHAEKIGFGSRNYRLVEIK, encoded by the coding sequence ATGAAAACAAGAAGATTTATATTTTTTGCTACACTTTTGCTTGTATCGGCAATCAGCGGTCTTTTTGCAAAGCCAAACCCAAAGGCAGCAAGTTACAAAACACACGAGGTTTCGACGAGCTCAACCAACGCCAGCGACAAATCAGTTCCAGTCGTTTATTTTATCCGCGACATCAGCCCGGAATCTCTGGTAAAAGTTTATCAGGCAACCGGCTACAAGACCAGCGGCAAAACAGGTGTAAAGGTGAGCACTGGCGAAAGCGAAAATTCAAATTACCTCCGTCCTGCCCTCATCAAAAATCTTGTAAAGGATGAATTGAATGCGACCATTGTAGAATGCAACACTGCTTATGGCGGAAACAGAAGCAACAACATTGATCACATGAAAATAGCCCGTGACCACGGTTTTCTGGATGTTGCAAACGGCTTTGACCTGCAGGACGCAGAGGGCTACATGACAATCCCTGTAAAATGTGGTGTACGTCTCAAGGAAAATTATGTCGGAACTCATTTTAAGGATTACGACACCTATCTGATTCTTTCTCACTTCAAAGGTCACACAATGGGTGGCTTTGGTGGGGCAATCAAAAATCTTTCAATTGGATTTGCTTCAGGAATGAGCTGCAAGAAATCCGGAAAGCTCAACATTCACTCTGCAGGCCGTAGTGTTACAAGATGGACCAGCTGTCCTCAGAATGAATTCCTTGAATCAATGGCAGAGGCAGCAAAATCAGTCTGCGATTACATGCAAGACGGAAAAGGCATTGTCTGCGTAAATGTGATGAACCGACTTTCTGTAGACTGCGACTGCGATTCAAATCCTGCAGAACCAGACATGCACGACATCGGAATTCTTGCAAGCTTGGACCCGGTAGCTTTAGACCAAGCCTGCGTAGATCTGGTCTACAAAGCAAAAGATTCTGGCAGTTTAATTGAACGCATCGAAAGCAGAAACGGAATCCATATACTTGAACATGCAGAAAAAATCGGTTTTGGTTCCAGAAATTACCGCCTGGTAGAAATCAAATAA
- a CDS encoding GNAT family N-acetyltransferase, producing MKFYKETITKENIKDYKCLIDSIRYICSFNGYDSDFEYDADIKNPSIPENGVLENNHFIGFRLTESKEPCVYVQYYEKFMSDDTIFLGDFFEDKKFHGKGYGKEIYTLLETEWKNSGFNRIVLNVDLKNSAAILFWIKMGFKNIDFSFQSNENETEKFYMLRLSKNI from the coding sequence ATGAAATTTTATAAAGAAACAATAACTAAAGAAAATATAAAAGATTATAAGTGCTTGATAGATTCAATAAGATATATATGTAGTTTCAATGGATATGATTCAGATTTTGAGTACGATGCTGATATAAAAAATCCGTCAATACCAGAAAATGGGGTATTAGAAAACAATCATTTTATTGGCTTCAGACTGACTGAAAGCAAAGAACCTTGTGTATACGTTCAATATTACGAAAAATTTATGTCTGATGATACTATTTTTCTTGGAGATTTTTTTGAAGATAAAAAATTTCATGGAAAAGGATATGGTAAGGAAATCTATACTCTTCTTGAGACTGAATGGAAAAATTCAGGGTTTAATAGAATAGTACTGAATGTTGATTTGAAAAATTCTGCAGCAATTTTATTCTGGATAAAAATGGGTTTTAAAAATATAGATTTTTCTTTTCAAAGTAATGAGAATGAAACAGAAAAATTTTATATGCTTCGTTTAAGCAAAAATATATAG
- a CDS encoding glutathione peroxidase produces MTIYDFIVQDKDGKKVSLSEYKGKTVLIINTATTCGFTPQYANLQDLYSRYQDKGFVILDFPCDQFGHQAPGSDNEIHQFCTSRFGIKFPMFHKIEVNGENEEPLFKYLKSQKGFKGFDMNNTLAKAIAFQLKLKDPDYEKNADIKWNFTKFLIDKTGTVVERYEPTASMEKLEDDIKQIL; encoded by the coding sequence ATGACAATTTATGATTTTATCGTACAAGACAAAGATGGAAAGAAAGTTAGCCTTTCTGAATACAAGGGAAAAACTGTTCTTATTATTAACACTGCTACAACATGTGGATTCACTCCGCAGTATGCAAACCTTCAGGACTTATATAGCCGCTACCAGGATAAAGGATTTGTAATTTTAGACTTCCCTTGTGATCAGTTTGGACATCAGGCTCCGGGAAGTGACAATGAGATTCATCAATTCTGTACATCCCGTTTTGGTATAAAGTTTCCTATGTTCCACAAAATTGAAGTAAACGGTGAAAATGAAGAGCCGCTTTTTAAATATCTGAAATCTCAGAAAGGTTTTAAAGGCTTTGATATGAATAATACTCTTGCCAAAGCCATAGCTTTCCAGCTTAAGCTCAAGGATCCAGATTATGAAAAGAATGCTGATATCAAATGGAACTTTACAAAATTCCTTATTGATAAAACCGGCACTGTTGTTGAACGCTACGAGCCAACTGCCAGTATGGAAAAACTGGAAGATGATATCAAGCAGATTCTTTAG
- a CDS encoding alpha/beta hydrolase → MNEHYTFELLPEVSRNKVTFKNHFGIELAGDLYIPKNAAEKGNPAIAISGPFGAVKEQSSGFYANQLAHRGFIVLAFDPSYCGESGGQPRYMNSPDINTEDFMAAVDFLSTRENIDREKIGILGICGWGGMALNAAAIDTRIKATVTSTMYDMSRVTANGYFDSANSAQARHEERKALMAQRTADFKALLSGGTYALAGGVADPLPDDAPYFVKDYYDYYKTPRGYHERSLNSNGGWAISACTSLLNTKLLAYADEIQSAVLVMHGEKAHSRYFSEDAFKRLTGCNKELVIIPGASHTDLYDGGKNNAIPFDKLADFFAKYLK, encoded by the coding sequence ATGAACGAACATTACACATTTGAACTTTTACCAGAGGTTTCACGCAATAAAGTAACTTTTAAAAATCATTTTGGAATTGAACTGGCAGGTGACCTTTATATTCCAAAAAACGCTGCCGAAAAAGGCAACCCAGCTATAGCAATTTCAGGCCCTTTTGGTGCAGTAAAGGAACAGTCATCTGGATTTTATGCAAATCAGCTGGCACACCGTGGATTTATAGTTCTTGCTTTTGACCCTTCATATTGTGGTGAATCTGGAGGACAGCCCCGCTACATGAACAGCCCGGACATCAACACGGAAGATTTTATGGCAGCAGTAGATTTCCTTTCAACACGCGAAAACATTGACAGAGAGAAAATCGGGATTCTGGGAATCTGCGGTTGGGGTGGCATGGCTTTGAATGCAGCTGCAATTGACACAAGAATCAAAGCGACCGTTACTTCAACTATGTATGATATGAGCAGGGTTACAGCCAACGGATATTTTGACAGCGCCAATTCCGCACAGGCAAGACACGAAGAGCGCAAAGCTCTTATGGCACAACGAACAGCAGACTTTAAAGCTCTTTTGTCTGGCGGAACTTATGCACTTGCCGGTGGAGTTGCTGATCCTCTTCCTGACGATGCACCTTATTTCGTAAAAGATTATTATGATTATTACAAAACTCCACGCGGTTACCACGAACGCAGTCTGAACTCAAACGGCGGCTGGGCTATCAGTGCCTGTACATCACTATTGAACACAAAGCTTCTTGCTTATGCAGATGAAATCCAGAGCGCAGTTCTTGTAATGCACGGTGAAAAAGCTCATTCGCGATATTTTTCTGAAGATGCATTCAAGCGTCTTACCGGCTGCAACAAGGAACTGGTAATTATTCCTGGTGCAAGTCACACCGATTTGTATGATGGCGGAAAAAACAATGCAATTCCTTTTGATAAGCTTGCGGATTTTTTTGCAAAGTATTTGAAGTAG
- a CDS encoding RidA family protein produces MKTIETKTAPAAIGPYSQAILANGFLYTSGQIPLNPETGTIEGSSIEAQAEQAIKNLGEILKAAGTDFSKVVKTTCFLAHISDFAAFNAVYEKYFVSKPARSCFEVAALPKSALVEIEAVAVVE; encoded by the coding sequence ATGAAAACAATCGAAACAAAAACTGCTCCGGCAGCAATCGGACCTTATTCACAGGCAATTCTTGCAAATGGATTTCTTTATACATCGGGACAGATTCCGCTCAATCCGGAAACTGGAACAATCGAAGGATCTTCTATCGAGGCTCAGGCTGAACAGGCTATAAAGAACCTCGGCGAAATCCTTAAGGCCGCAGGAACAGACTTTTCTAAAGTTGTAAAGACAACCTGCTTTCTCGCCCACATTTCTGACTTCGCAGCATTCAATGCAGTTTATGAAAAGTACTTTGTTTCAAAGCCTGCACGCAGTTGTTTTGAAGTTGCAGCTCTTCCAAAAAGTGCACTTGTTGAAATTGAAGCTGTAGCTGTTGTAGAGTGA
- a CDS encoding condensation domain-containing protein, whose amino-acid sequence MKVAEIFTERAHLMCPNMCFGIVICINKELNENKIADTVKRLSAAHPFLRALISHEEQRNRFFYDVKEDSQVEFSLCSGNVLNVDSPEIIAEFERITSRDFDLFKEGMLKISVWPSGRKTIVLMVFHHLLADGRAALELSKEFADYYALEKQPVFAEEKLISSAAEFPENSRLSFISRLLANRANKQWKKENKRLTSEDYHHFADDFLKNDKVKHNLSVFQIYETNSIAEKCKAEGITVNDYLLAKLFTEDKTRRIVIAADLRKSLKCYNPGAMGNYSTAFSVEINKFDDDLFAVAKQVHDKVRITAAKPSSLYLVLQCYAALEPGLLDAAMMASKGKFESKAAEFIGKKFFHLDSPEGYSITNLGKTECAVIEDAYFIPPASPAIKKTWGVLTMNGKMRICTSER is encoded by the coding sequence ATGAAAGTCGCAGAAATTTTTACAGAAAGAGCACATTTGATGTGTCCGAACATGTGCTTTGGAATAGTAATTTGCATAAACAAAGAACTTAATGAAAACAAGATAGCCGATACCGTGAAAAGGCTTTCTGCGGCTCATCCTTTTCTCAGGGCACTTATTTCACATGAAGAACAGAGAAACAGATTCTTTTATGATGTAAAGGAAGACTCGCAGGTAGAGTTTTCGCTCTGTTCCGGTAATGTTTTGAATGTAGATTCACCTGAGATTATTGCTGAATTTGAGAGAATCACTTCAAGGGATTTTGATCTTTTCAAAGAAGGAATGCTAAAGATTTCTGTCTGGCCATCGGGCAGAAAAACTATCGTACTTATGGTTTTCCATCATCTTCTTGCAGATGGACGTGCCGCCCTGGAACTTTCAAAAGAATTCGCGGATTATTATGCACTTGAAAAACAGCCTGTATTTGCGGAAGAAAAGCTTATATCATCTGCTGCGGAATTCCCTGAAAACTCACGTCTTTCATTTATCAGCAGATTGCTCGCAAACAGAGCAAACAAACAGTGGAAGAAAGAAAATAAAAGATTGACCTCCGAAGATTACCACCACTTTGCAGATGATTTTCTCAAAAATGATAAGGTAAAACATAACCTTTCTGTTTTTCAAATTTATGAAACTAACAGTATCGCAGAAAAATGCAAAGCGGAAGGCATAACGGTAAACGATTATCTTCTGGCAAAACTGTTTACCGAAGATAAAACCAGAAGGATTGTTATAGCAGCGGATCTCAGAAAATCCTTAAAATGTTATAATCCCGGAGCAATGGGAAATTATTCCACAGCTTTTTCTGTTGAGATTAATAAATTCGATGATGATCTTTTTGCAGTAGCAAAGCAGGTGCATGACAAGGTTCGAATAACAGCTGCCAAGCCGTCATCTCTTTATCTTGTATTGCAATGCTATGCCGCTCTTGAGCCAGGTCTGCTGGATGCGGCAATGATGGCAAGCAAAGGTAAGTTTGAAAGTAAAGCTGCTGAGTTCATAGGCAAGAAATTCTTCCACCTGGACAGCCCAGAAGGATACAGCATCACAAATCTCGGAAAAACAGAATGCGCTGTAATAGAAGATGCATACTTTATTCCGCCTGCTTCACCCGCAATAAAGAAAACCTGGGGCGTACTTACAATGAACGGCAAAATGAGAATATGCACAAGTGAGCGATAA
- a CDS encoding Crp/Fnr family transcriptional regulator, with the protein MKNQVLLKNPLFSGIKETKLPAVLEFLSASKRDFIKGESVFHSGTVIDQIGIVLEGRVQIESNDFWGNKTILDSLGEGKVFAETYALTKVPLMVDVVATQDSKILLLQIDNLGLGKNSFSQIITKNILGISMKKNLHLSQRIFHTSSKTIRGRLLSYLSSQVPAKAPAAEFDIPFDRQQLADYLEVDRSALSAELSKMKADGLIDYWKNHFKLLSGVEN; encoded by the coding sequence ATGAAAAATCAGGTTCTTCTAAAAAATCCGCTCTTCTCTGGAATTAAGGAAACAAAACTTCCTGCTGTTCTGGAATTTCTATCTGCAAGCAAGCGTGACTTTATTAAGGGTGAATCAGTTTTTCATTCGGGCACTGTAATCGATCAGATTGGAATTGTTCTTGAAGGACGAGTTCAGATTGAGAGCAATGATTTCTGGGGAAACAAAACTATTTTGGATAGTCTTGGAGAAGGAAAAGTTTTTGCAGAAACTTATGCACTTACAAAAGTTCCTCTGATGGTTGATGTTGTTGCGACTCAGGATTCAAAAATCCTTCTGCTTCAGATTGACAATCTGGGCCTTGGCAAAAATTCATTCTCTCAAATCATTACAAAAAATATCCTTGGAATCTCAATGAAGAAAAACCTTCACCTCTCCCAGCGTATTTTTCATACAAGTTCAAAAACAATTCGAGGCAGACTTTTATCATATCTTTCTTCTCAGGTTCCAGCCAAAGCTCCCGCCGCTGAGTTTGACATTCCCTTTGATCGTCAGCAGCTAGCCGACTATCTTGAAGTTGACCGCTCTGCCCTTTCCGCCGAACTCAGCAAAATGAAAGCCGATGGCCTGATTGATTACTGGAAAAATCATTTTAAGCTGCTGTCTGGAGTTGAAAATTGA
- a CDS encoding cyclophilin-like fold protein — translation MKKIFIVLMSVFLLASTACANGSRGIKSSDKGELSDMKISIQITSDSGRHSLAATLADNSSAMAFYELLEKGPVTIKMTDYGNFEKVGPLGTKLPRNDTQITTQAGDIILYQGNQITIYYDTNSWNFTRLGKVDGVTQAELKKILGKGNVTAVFSVME, via the coding sequence ATGAAAAAAATATTTATAGTTTTAATGTCAGTTTTTCTTCTTGCTTCTACGGCCTGCGCTAATGGCAGCAGGGGAATAAAATCATCTGACAAAGGAGAACTCTCTGATATGAAAATCTCGATTCAAATTACAAGCGACAGTGGCAGACACTCGCTCGCCGCCACACTGGCCGACAATTCTTCTGCCATGGCGTTTTACGAGTTGCTGGAAAAAGGCCCTGTCACAATCAAAATGACCGACTACGGAAACTTTGAAAAAGTTGGCCCGCTTGGAACAAAGCTTCCACGTAACGACACCCAGATTACCACACAAGCCGGCGACATCATTTTGTATCAGGGAAATCAGATTACGATTTACTACGACACTAACAGCTGGAACTTTACCCGCCTTGGAAAAGTAGACGGGGTAACACAGGCTGAGCTCAAAAAGATTCTGGGCAAAGGCAATGTGACTGCTGTCTTTTCTGTAATGGAATAG